Proteins encoded together in one Coffea arabica cultivar ET-39 chromosome 2c, Coffea Arabica ET-39 HiFi, whole genome shotgun sequence window:
- the LOC113725460 gene encoding uncharacterized protein produces the protein MKFEDLLMQPSEDKQKIQDLEDEVEKLQQELDGELQLQRVLQCALQQPIHSCQCLSSLLPPKVHVLLKELAMIEEEIMWLERKVDELKLNLYQEKKQTQEWEMLRFKELPPRCAPSSNKELISKQKIRTDYPQNRKPRILQERRTSVGSSIDFRSSSFFGSSEILDQKSRCSSSRSWESRIPLDIEIEIDFEKPNKLSEELIKCMIGIYLEMKQASFEMKGSAIVPKCSLSSMKPRGLMSKTSFSCTVSPFSWDSDKSNIDPYRILQDLDGSIRDIGPYKDFVQITRNSVDKSYLSECHPAMRKLRVLMHKLSNVDLSYLTYKQKLAFWINVYNACIMHAFLQLGFPSSQDKLLTAMNEAVIIVGGIVLNALAIEHFILRHPTEQKQGLTREREMLLRHAYGLGYPEPNVTFALCRGCWSSPALRVYTPEEVVNELERAKVEYLEAAVGVTGKKRIIVPKLMQWHMRDFADNMESLLEWIYSQLPQSGSLKRLIMECLNSDKKSPIAKIMDSQPYNFEFRYILSPYE, from the exons ATGAAATTTGAAGACTTACTAATGCAGCCAAGCGAAGACAAGCAAAAAATACAAGACCTCGAAGACGAG GTAGAGAAACTGCAGCAAGAGCTGGACGGGGAACTACAACTGCAGAGAGTGCTGCAATGCGCCTTGCAGCAACCAATTCATTCCTGCCAAtgtctttcttccttgcttccGCCAAAG GTTCACGTGCTGCTCAAAGAACTGGCAatgattgaagaagaaattatGTGGCTGGAGAGAAAGGTTGATGAGCTTAAGCTAAACCTGTACCAAGAAAAGAAGCAGACCCAGGAATGGGAAATGCTGCGATTCAAAGAACTGCCGCCTCGATGTGCTCCGTCGAGTAATAAGGAATTGATTTCCAAGCAGAAAATTCGAACAGACTATCCACAAAATAGAAAACCTAGAATCCTTCAGGAAAGAAGAACCTCCGTCGGTTCTTCCATTGACTTCCGAAGCTCATCTTTCTTCGGGTCTAGTG AAATATTAGATCAGAAGTCAAGATGTTCAAGTTCAAGAAGTTGGGAAAGTCGCATCCCATTAGATATAGAAATAGAAATCGACTTTGAGAAGCCAAACAAGCTGTCTGAAGAACTGATCAAGTGCATGATAGGCATATATCTCGAGATGAAACAGGCATCATTTGAGATGAAAGGATCAGCCATTGTTCCAAAGTGTAGCTTATCCTCCATGAAACCAAGAGGCCTCATGTCTAAAACATCATTCAGTTGCACTGTATCCCCATTTTCCTGGGATTCTGACAAATCAAATATTGATCCATACCGCATCCTGCAAGACTTAGATGGCAGCATCCGAGACATTGGACCTTACAAGGATTTTGTCCAGATTACACGAAATTCAGTTGACAAAAGCTATTTATCCGAATGTCATCCAGCAATGAGAAAATTGCG GGTTTTGATGCATAAACTCAGTAATGTGGACCTATCATACTTGACCTACAAACAGAAGCTAGCTTTCTGGATAAACGTTTACAATGCGTGCATCATGCAT GCATTTCTGCAACTCGGTTTTCCTTCTAGCCAGGACAAATTACTCACAGCCATGAACGAG GCTGTGATAATTGTTGGAGGAATCGTATTGAATGCCCTTGCTATCGAGCACTTCATCCTTCGTCATCCTACGGAGCAAAAACAA GGGCTGACACGTGAGAGAGAAATGCTCCTCAGACATGCATATGGTCTTGGATATCCAGAACCCAACGTTACATTTGCTCTTTGCCGAGGCTGCTGGTCTTCCCCGGCG TTAAGGGTTTACACACCAGAAGAGGTAGTGAATGAACTAGAGAGGGCAAAAGTAGAGTATTTGGAAGCAGCTGTGGGAGTTACAGGCAAGAAAAGAATTATCGTGCCCAAACTAATGCAGTGGCACATGAGAGACTTTGCGGACAACATGGAATCGCTGCTGGAGTGGATATACAGCCAATTGCCACAATCAGGGTCACTCAAAAGGTTGATAATGGAGTGCCTAAACAGTGATAAAAAATCTCCCATCGCAAAAATAATGGATAGTCAACCTTACAATTTCGAATTCCGTTATATCCTCTCTCCTTATGAGTGA
- the LOC140034967 gene encoding 16 kDa phloem protein 1-like isoform X2 → MTIGIMEVTLVGARGLKDTEFFGQGSNPAWNEKFTFRAEYPGGDDQYKLILKIMDHDTFSSDDYLGQSTIYLKELLELGVENGKAEIHRQKYSIVASDQTFSGEIQVGITFTPKEDANAEEEFGGWKESDY, encoded by the exons ATGACGATCGGAATAATGGAGGTGACTTTAGTTGGCGCTCGAGGTCTCAAAGACACTGAATTTTTTG GGCAAGGAAGCAACCCAGCGTGGAATGAGAAATTCACCTTCAGAGCAGAGTATCCAGGAGGAGATGACCAGTACAAGCTCATTCTCAAGATAATGGACCACGATACTTTTTCGTCTGATGACTACCTCGGCCAGTCCAC CATCTACCTGAAAGAGCTTCTAGAACTGGGTGTGgagaatggaaaagctgaaatACATCGTCAAAAGTATAGCATTGTTGCCAGTGACCAAACATTCAGTGGAGAAATTCAAGTTGGGATTACTTTTACTCCAAAG GAGGACGCCAATGCCGAAGAAGAATTTGGTGGATGGAAGGAAAGCGACTACTAG
- the LOC140034967 gene encoding 16 kDa phloem protein 1-like isoform X1: MTIGIMEVTLVGARGLKDTEFFGGIDPYVLIQYRGQERKSSIARGQGSNPAWNEKFTFRAEYPGGDDQYKLILKIMDHDTFSSDDYLGQSTIYLKELLELGVENGKAEIHRQKYSIVASDQTFSGEIQVGITFTPKEDANAEEEFGGWKESDY; the protein is encoded by the exons ATGACGATCGGAATAATGGAGGTGACTTTAGTTGGCGCTCGAGGTCTCAAAGACACTGAATTTTTTG GCGGAATTGATCCCTATGTTTTGATTCAGTACAGAGGCCAAGAGCGCAAAAGTAGCATTGCTCGAG GGCAAGGAAGCAACCCAGCGTGGAATGAGAAATTCACCTTCAGAGCAGAGTATCCAGGAGGAGATGACCAGTACAAGCTCATTCTCAAGATAATGGACCACGATACTTTTTCGTCTGATGACTACCTCGGCCAGTCCAC CATCTACCTGAAAGAGCTTCTAGAACTGGGTGTGgagaatggaaaagctgaaatACATCGTCAAAAGTATAGCATTGTTGCCAGTGACCAAACATTCAGTGGAGAAATTCAAGTTGGGATTACTTTTACTCCAAAG GAGGACGCCAATGCCGAAGAAGAATTTGGTGGATGGAAGGAAAGCGACTACTAG
- the LOC113725462 gene encoding uncharacterized protein isoform X2, which yields MFHGGRSSSITTRTRGMLGRRLLSLLKTRTPSTSSSSQASATALVEEESGRSSGKRWGRRAVSGALICLTGGVALSALDDLAIYHGCSSKAMEKASKSQAIIDAIGEPIVRGPWYNASLAVAQKRHSVSCTFPVSGPQGTGILQLKAVRNGDDSWFSFLRPRDWEILLMEALLHVPGNDEKQQTFRISVSDFLPPPPSPVPACKACTISSQQPESLDKS from the exons ATGTTCCACGGCGGCCGAAGCAGCAGCATAACAACTCGCACAAGGGGAATGCTGGGACGAAGGCTCCTCTCTCTCCTGAAGACAAGGACCCCATCAACCTCATCTTCATCACAGGCCTCCGCCACTGC TTTGGTAGAGGAAGAGAGTGGAAGATCAAGCGGCAAAAGATGGGGCAGGAGGGCTGTGTCGGGGGCATTGATATGCTTAACTGGAGGTGTTGCTTTGAGCGCTCTTGATGATCTTGCTATTTATCATGGTTGTAGCAG CAAGGCCATGGAGAAAGCTAGTAAGAGCCAAGCAATTATTGATGCCATCGGAGAGCCCATAGTAAGAGGTCCTTGGTATAATGCCTCGCTTGCAGTAGCTCAAAAGAGGCATTCTGTTTCGTGCACGTTTCCTGTTTCTGGACCACAAGGCACTGGAATCCTACAGTTGAAGGCTGTTCGTAATGGAG ATGACAGCTGGTTTTCATTTTTGCGACCTCGTGACTGGGAGATACTACTTATGGAAGCTCTCCTCCATGTACCTGGTAACGATGAGAAGCAGCAAACATTTCGTATTAGCGTATCAGATTTCTTACCACCTCCACCTTCGCCTGTTCCTGCCTGCAAGGCATGCACTATCTCATCTCAACAGCCAGAGAGTTTAGATAAGAGTTGA
- the LOC113725462 gene encoding uncharacterized protein isoform X1 has product MFHGGRSSSITTRTRGMLGRRLLSLLKTRTPSTSSSSQASATANSLVEEESGRSSGKRWGRRAVSGALICLTGGVALSALDDLAIYHGCSSKAMEKASKSQAIIDAIGEPIVRGPWYNASLAVAQKRHSVSCTFPVSGPQGTGILQLKAVRNGDDSWFSFLRPRDWEILLMEALLHVPGNDEKQQTFRISVSDFLPPPPSPVPACKACTISSQQPESLDKS; this is encoded by the exons ATGTTCCACGGCGGCCGAAGCAGCAGCATAACAACTCGCACAAGGGGAATGCTGGGACGAAGGCTCCTCTCTCTCCTGAAGACAAGGACCCCATCAACCTCATCTTCATCACAGGCCTCCGCCACTGC GAACAGTTTGGTAGAGGAAGAGAGTGGAAGATCAAGCGGCAAAAGATGGGGCAGGAGGGCTGTGTCGGGGGCATTGATATGCTTAACTGGAGGTGTTGCTTTGAGCGCTCTTGATGATCTTGCTATTTATCATGGTTGTAGCAG CAAGGCCATGGAGAAAGCTAGTAAGAGCCAAGCAATTATTGATGCCATCGGAGAGCCCATAGTAAGAGGTCCTTGGTATAATGCCTCGCTTGCAGTAGCTCAAAAGAGGCATTCTGTTTCGTGCACGTTTCCTGTTTCTGGACCACAAGGCACTGGAATCCTACAGTTGAAGGCTGTTCGTAATGGAG ATGACAGCTGGTTTTCATTTTTGCGACCTCGTGACTGGGAGATACTACTTATGGAAGCTCTCCTCCATGTACCTGGTAACGATGAGAAGCAGCAAACATTTCGTATTAGCGTATCAGATTTCTTACCACCTCCACCTTCGCCTGTTCCTGCCTGCAAGGCATGCACTATCTCATCTCAACAGCCAGAGAGTTTAGATAAGAGTTGA
- the LOC113725464 gene encoding serine/arginine-rich SC35-like splicing factor SCL30, whose product MRRYSPPYYSPSRRGYGGRPRSPLRRGYGGERGRRKEQNHGSLLVRNIPLDCRPEELRVPFERFGLVRDVYLPKDYYTGEPRGFAFVQFVDPYEAAEAQYQMNGQIFAGREISVVVAAETRKRPEEMRRKARTGGPVGYGVRRSSYYGHSRSRSRSRSPRYASGSRGRYRSRSYSPAPRGRNDYSISPPRRYDDRPRSPRDHLQDRDLVHIHRSYSPGYHDVADRNGSSYAKKTELESGEAVAHWRPSPGQASRSPSGSRSRSADISPRHGR is encoded by the exons ATGAGGAGGTATAGTCCACCATATTACAGTCCTTCAAGGAGAGGATATGGAGGTCGACCTAGAAGCCCTCTAAGAAGGGGCTATGGTGGAGAGCGTGGTAGGCGTAAAGAGCAAAATCATGGAAGTCTTTTGGTTCGAAACATTCCTTTGGATTGCAG GCCAGAAGAACTTCGAGTTCCCTTTGAAAGATTTGGATTAGTCAGGGATGTCTACCTTCCAAAGGACTATTACACAGG GGAACCTCGTGGCTTTGCTTTTGTGCAGTTCGTTGATCCCTATGAAGCTGCAGAGGCTCAATATCAAATGAATGGACAGATTTTTGCTGGTAGGGAGATATCTGTAGTTGTTGCTGCTGAGACTAGAAAAAGGCCTGAAGAGATGCGCAGAAAAGCTAGGACTGG TGGACCTGTAGGCTATGGGGTACGACGGTCATCTTACTATG GGCATTCTAGGTCTCGCTCTCGTTCACGCTCCCCTCGATATGCTTCAGGTTCTAGAGGTCGATATAGatcaag GTCGTACTCTCCTGCACCAAGGGGCCGTAATGATTATTCTATTTCTCCACCGAGAAGGTATGATGATCGCCCTAGATCTCCAAGAGATCATCTGCAAGACCGAGACCTTGTTCATATTCACAGGTCATATTCTCCTGGTTACCATGATGTGGCTGACCGAAATGGCAGCAGCTATGCCAA GAAAACTGAGCTTGAATCTGGGGAAGCAGTGGCTCACTGGAGACCATCCCCTGGTCAGGCATCAAGGTCACCCTCTGGATCCAGATCCAGGTCAGCTGATATTTCTCCCAGGCATGGCAGATAA